The following coding sequences are from one Poecile atricapillus isolate bPoeAtr1 chromosome 28, bPoeAtr1.hap1, whole genome shotgun sequence window:
- the LOC131589251 gene encoding ectoderm-neural cortex protein 1-like has translation MSVSSHENRKSRSSSGSMNIHLFHKPGHADSLLTQLNLLRQQNLFTDVVLRAGNQSFPCHRAVLAACSRYFNAMFSGGLKESRDAEVNFHDSLHPEVLELLLDYAYSARVLINEENAESLLEAGDMLQFQDIRDASADFLEKNLYPGNCLNMLLLSDAHCCERLLELSWRMALANFTSLCKTEDFLRLPKDKLLELVESEELEVEDETLVYEAVIGWIRYDLPRRHEVLPELLRSVRLALLPESYLRKQVACEKLVTSHKLGEEIVADAVRCKMKILQNDGLVTGCCARPRKVSQALLLLGGQTFMCDKIYMLDHKSSEIIPRADIPSPRKECSACAIGCKVYITGGKGSENGASRDVWVYDTLHDEWAKAAPMLVARFGHGSAELDHCLYVVGGHTAMSGAFPASPSVSLKQVEHYDPQLDKWSLVAPLREGVSNAAVVGAKMKLFVFGGTSANQNKLPKVQCFDPCQNRWTVPASCPQPWRYTAAAVVGSHVIVIGGDTEFSASSAYRFHSDTFQWSKFGDVTAKCISCRAVTSGNRLYVVGGYCGAQRCKTLDCYDPSSDTWSSVTTVPYALIPTAFVSTWKYLSA, from the coding sequence ATGTCCGTCAGCAGCCACGAGAACCGGAAATCCCGCTCGAGCTCCGGCTCCATGAACATCCACCTCTTCCACAAACCGGGCCACGCCGACAGTCTCCTCACCCAACTGAACCTGCTCCGCCAGCAGAACCTCTTCACCGACGTGGTGCTGCGGGCTGGGAACCAGAGCTTCCCCTGCCACCGCGCCGTCCTGGCCGCCTGCAGCCGCTACTTCAACGCCATGTTCAGCGGGGGCCTGAAGGAGAGCAGAGATGCCGAGGTGAACTTCCACGACTCGCTGCACCCcgaggtgctggagctgctgctggactaCGCTTACTCAGCCCGGGTGCTGATCAACGAGGAGAACGCGGAGTCCCTGCTGGAGGCCGGGGACATGCTGCAGTTCCAGGATATCCGGGATGCTTCGGCTGATTTTCTGGAGAAGAATCTCTACCCTGGGAATTGCCTGAACATGCTGCTGCTGTCCGATGCCCACTGCTGCGAGCGGCTgctggagctgtcctggaggATGGCCTTGGCCAACTTCACCTCGCTGTGCAAGACTGAAGATTTCCTCCGACTGCCCAAAGacaagctgctggagctggtggagaGCGAGGAGCTGGAGGTAGAGGATGAGACGCTGGTCTACGAAGCCGTTATAGGCTGGATCCGCTACGATTTGCCCCGACGCCACGAAGTTCTGCCCGAGCTGCTGCGCTCCGTCcgcctggccctgctgcccgaGTCCTACCTGCGGAAGCAGGTGGCCTGTGAGAAGCTGGTGACCAGCCACAAGCTGGGGGAGGAGATCGTGGCCGACGCCGTGCGGTGCAAAATGAAGATCCTGCAGAACGACGGGCTGGTGACGGGGTGCTGCGCCCGGCCCCGCAAGGtcagccaggccctgctgctgctcggGGGCCAGACCTTCATGTGCGACAAGATTTACATGCTGGACCATAAAAGCAGCGAGATCATCCCTCGTGCCGACATCCCCAGCCCCCGCAAGGAGTGCAGCGCCTGCGCCATCGGCTGCAAGGTCTACATCACCGGCGGCAAGGGCTCCGAGAACGGCGCTTCCAGGGACGTCTGGGTGTACGACACCCTCCACGACGAGTGGGCCAAAGCCGCTCCCATGCTGGTGGCGCGGTTTGGCCACGGCTCCGCCGAGCTGGACCACTGCCTGTACGTGGTGGGGGGTCACACGGCCATGAGCGGGGCGTTCCCGGCctctccctccgtgtccctCAAGCAGGTGGAGCACTACGACCCTCAGCTGGACAAGTGGTCGCTGGTGGCTCCTCTCCGGGAAGGCGTGAGCAACGCCGCCGTGGTGGGAGCCAAGATGAAGCTGTTTGTTTTCGGGGGCACCAGCGCCAACCAGAACAAGCTGCCCAAGGTGCAGTGCTTCGACCCCTGCCAGAACCGCTGGACGGTGCCCgccagctgcccccagccctggcgCTACACGGCCGCCGCCGTGGTGGGCAGCCACGTCATCGTCATCGGCGGGGACACGGAGTTCTCGGCCAGCTCCGCTTACCGCTTCCACAGCGACACCTTCCAGTGGTCCAAGTTTGGGGATGTCACCGCCAAGTGCATCAGCTGCCGCGCTGTCACCTCGGGAAACAGGCTCTACGTGGTGGGGGGCTACTGCGGGGCTCAGCGCTGCAAAACCCTGGACTGCTACGACCCCTCGTCCGACACCTGGAGCAGCGTCACCACGGTGCCTTACGCCCTCATCCCCACCGCCTTCGTCAGCACCTGGAAGTACCTGTCTGCCTGA